TAGTTGTGTTTGGTGACCTTCCGGCCACTCTTCCTGTTTTTAACCAGGCAGAAAGGGTTCTCATGATCCTCCGGTGGATCAATGTCTTGTCCTTGTTCTCTACCCGGCCCTGCGAGTAATGGTGGAGTAGATCCATCCTCGTCTTTCAGTTCTAGTGCTGTAACACTTCTATCGGCATTAGCTGTGAAGTCTGGAGGGTCTTTATCTGATTGCGGGTTACTCTTTTCTACTGTGATAATCCCTGCACCCTCTACGGAAATTTTTGTGTCTGAAGACACCCTATCCGTTATACCAGGTGCTGAAGCTGTAGAGTCTGAAGGAAATACAAACAAACCTTTATCTGATGCAGTAAGCTCAGTCTGCAGACCACACTCCTCAACATCCTTAATTTGAGGAGCCAAAGGAGCTGATTCCGGAGGCACAACACAACCTGCATTAATCTGAAGCTCTGCTTCGCTGATTTCACCCTCCTCAAGGACCTGATCAGCAGTTCGAGGAGGTACTAACTTATCAGCAACTTCTCCATCTGAAGAATTGAGGACTGTTTCCTCAGCCACATCATTCCCTTCCTTTTTGTCAGACCGAGCCACTGGAACATAACGAAGAACTTCCTTCTTCCCAACCTTGTCTCTTGAGCGGCCAGGCCTAGACTTCGACCTTCTCCGAGATGGTTCAAAAACAAACTTCCTAGCACTCTGGTGCCCTTTTGCGTCATTAGAagttccaaaagtacacttaTCTGTTTTGTGGCCAAACCTCTTGCACACATCATAATGGACAGGTAACCAAGGATACAATACATCAATTTGAACCTCTCTACCATTAGAGAACCCAGATACAATCTTTTGAGGGAGCGGAGCCGTAAGATCGACCTTAACATACAATTTCGCTACTTCAAAGTTCTCTTTGCGTTCCGTTTCAGGCGCAAGAGAATCCGGTTTCCCAATAGCCGTAGCAATACGACTCAAACTTTCTTGGTTGAACAAAAGATACGGAACGTTACGCATCTCAACCGGAACGATTGCAGTTGTGAGAGGGGGCTCATCGGGTGAATAATCGGGAGACCATGGAGCAACAAACATAGGTAGACCTCCGATGTTCCAGCATGTCCTGGAAAGCAGAACCTCACGAGCCTTTGGGTTTGTAACGCGGAGAAGGAACATTCCTTGTCCAATGTTATGAACATAGATACGAGGGCCAGTTTTTGCCCAGACAGCGTTAACCACACCGATAATCTTACCCATAGAGGGATAATCTCCATGGAATCGAGCGTAAATGAAGTCCTTGAACTCCAGTTTCGCAGCCTCAATATTCTCATCGGGAATAAGGACGAACGGCACACCGGAAACATGTTCCGTCGGTGAGCCCAATTCCCGCAATTGAGCTGAGCTCTTGAGTAAAGCAGCATAATTCCTCTCCGGGGCGATGACATCGTCTTTAGATTTGAAGCCAGAGAGAGCAGATCCAGAACTCGTAGTGATATTTGCAACCTCCGACGGAGGAGAAACCACAGATAACAAAGTAGAAGGGGGAAACCCCTTCGGTGGTAGCGACGACCCATCGAAGCCAGAGCAACTAGCCGGAACATGGTCAGAGGTCGTGGAAGCAGCGACCGGAGGAGAAAGTGTCGGAGGGTTGGACGACCCAATTGCAGCTACACCGAGATCGGCGAGAGAGATCGACATTGTCTTCTTCTTTGCCAAACCACCACTTTTAGACGCAGCGAGCGCTAGACGGCGAGATTTGAAAGACAGAGAGAACGGCGGACGAGGCTTGGGTTTCTTTTTCCGGACAAACATCGCGACATGAGTGAGGCTCACAGGATAAGAGAATAGAAGGGCGGAGAGTTCTCGCCGGAGAGCGTGGTGCCCACCGACGGCGGAAGAAAGGGTTAGGAACCTTATCTCCTTAGGAATCGCActttctagagagagaaagtagccGTTTTCcttataaaaactattaatagTTGAGAACCATCACAACTAAAAATGAAGGCTAAGATACAGTATCAAACCGAAATTCAGAGAGGCAATCAATGACCACTAGCCCGCACGATCTTTAATCATGTTGATGGAAGTTCTATCCCTGCTGCTGAACAAAGCTGAGTCTGATGGTGCTTTCAGTTTACATCCGCTATGCATTGCCCCTAAGATTACACATTTATTGTTCGCGGATGATCTTTTAGTTTTCTATGATGGAAGGAGGGACTCTACGACCGGTATAAAGGATGTACTGAGTAAATTCAAAGATTGGTCAGGGTTGGATACAAATGAGTCGAAATCTGAGGTGTTCTATGGAGGTTACTCGCCAAATCAAGCATCAGAGTTGAGTGCTCTCTCGGGTTTCAGACAGGAAGAATTTCCTACAAGATACTTAGGCTTACCGCTAAGTCCTAAAAGGATTTCTGCGACAACCTTGCAACCGTTCCTGGATCGTATAACATCTAAACTTCACTCTTGGACAGTCAAGTTCTTATCTTTTGCCGGCAAGGTTCAGATGATTTCGTCAGTTATTTATGGGATGGTGAACTTCTGGAGCTCGGTCTTTGTCCTGCCTAAATGGTTTTATGCAAAAATTGACTCCCTATGTTCCGGGTTCCTTTGGAAGAACAGCACCTCATCTTCGGCTGGAGCAAGAGTTTCGTGGGCAGATATTTGTCAACCGAAAGCTGAGGGTGGGCTCGGTCTTAGGAAACTAGAGGACTTTGAGATGGTTTTCAGGTTGAAGAGAGCATGGCTTTTCTTCACGGGATCGGGTTCTTTATGGGTCCCTTGGCTCAGAAGTAACAGGTTTGGGGGTAGAAGCATTTGGCTCGTCAATGACTCGCCGAGGTTCTCGAAGACAGTTCGGAGTATGTTAAATCTGAGAGATCAGCTTCATTCCTATCTCCGATGCACGGTTCGTGATGGGCGTACAGCTTCGTTCTGGTATGATTATTGGACTGAGCTTGGTCCATTGCACCTCCTCTTCGGTAGCTCAGGGCCTGCCGCGCTCAGGATCCCTCTCAATGCTACTGTCTCACAAGTAGTGCGTAACGGACACTGGAATTTGCCTCCGGCAAGGTCAGAGTATGCAGAGACGCTTCAAATAATACTATCAACAATGACGGTTCCCTGCGATTCAAATGGCAGTGACGTTTATCTGTGGAGACTTCACACGGGGGGCTTTGGgccttctttctcttctccagTTACTTGGGAGAGGTTTCGTATTTCTAAGCCACTGGTCCAATGGCATCCAGTGGTTTGGTTCAAGGAGGAGATCCCTCGGTGCTCTTTTATTACTTGGACTGCTTACCTTGGAAGGCTTCCAACTCGCGACAGATTGCGGTCTTGGAGAATTACAATTCCATCAGGTTGTGTTTTATGTTCTATGGCCGATGAATCTCATTCTCACCTTTTCTTTGAGTGTTCCTATGCTGCTGTTGCTTGGAATCGTTTTTGTGGCAGGTACTTGGCGTCTCCACCTATCTCGGTTGCAGCAGTGGTGGATATCTCCAGTCAGCTTCAAGGTCCTCACGCCCCTCGGATTGCTGCGATACTAAAACTTCTCAATCAAGTCATTATCTACAACCTTTGGCGCGAACGGAATGCCCGCATCTTCAGAGTCACTTCGAAGACTCCTGAAGCGTTTTTTAAGGTGGTGGATCGTGGTATGAGGGATAGGCTCCTGTCTCTGTCATCTGCGGCAGTCTCCCCCCCCTCTCTTCTCGAACTGTACTTCTGGTTCGTGTCTCCATATAGTTAATCACCCCTGCGTTCTTGGTGTTGTTGGTGTTGTTATTTCTGCTCCCTCTTTTGCTACTCTCCTTTCCTCTGTTCAATAAGTTGTGTTTTCACAACAatgtaaaaaactaaaaatggttataaatcttaatatttagaccaaaaaaaaaaaaataccaattctaataaaataaatcaattttcatTTCACCGGTTATCTTTACTAGTTACTATGatacaatttattatataattttagctTGAATGTCCTCTTTGATTAAAAAACAGTGGTTTTGGGGTTTATGGTTAATAACAGAAGCATTAGTTTACTAGGTGAATACATTTCATTTTGGAAAGAGGTCTCCATCCTTGTATTTAAGCTATCGAGAAGTGGCTTGAAACTAATAATGTTTGACGTGTTAATGTAAATTAATGTTATGTCTTCTGTTTCATTCTTGTTCTCTGGTTTTTATTTCAATGTTTAGTTGAAATTTGACTCGTGACTTACATGCATCtcaaacaaagttttttttggtcTATATATACTATTTCACTTACATGTATAATAAAAGAGAAATTCCCATAATAAAATGGTTTTTACGTTATGTTATCCAGGCCTGAATAATCAATCTTTTGGATTAAATGCAATTTATATAGAGTCTTAACTAAAAAGAAATATGTGCTTTAGTTATATTAAAATGATTCCCTTAAATCATTTCCATGTACCAATACTCCAATAGTACGTAACTTCTAAGAGTAAAACCTAGCTACTCCTCTTCATGTAGAAAATATCCTAGAGATAAATTTTCTTCTACATATTAACTATTAAGTATATATCATGTGTGATTTTTCCATAGTATCTCTACTTTAATAACCACTTTACTtgcacaaaacaaaaaaaataatctctaatttaatttataatttgatgcCAAAGACGCTATATGAGTCCATAGTTTATGATAATCATGAAATGACATCCATTGATGGTTAACAAAACGAAAGGGACAAAAGTAGATTGCATGGTTTCACATGGTAATTACATCTAATCACCAAAAAAAACCttagttaattaaaaaaaatacaactaagattttgcttttactttctctTTTTTAGTACAAATCCCATCTCTTATATTTCTAGATTTACGAGGCAGTCAGAGCAAAGAAGATTCAcctatattaaataataaaattatactatataattaagaattaaaTAGTAAATGcatctgttttttcttttgcttttattGTGGGGAGACCCACATTTTCTTTATGTTTGATTGTAGGCTATGTAATGCCCGTTTGTATTTATTTAGAGCTGGGTCACATAgcattttcagaaaaaaaaaatgaatttcaaaGTTTGGATAATGTTTGCTAATTTTCCTCGTATTTACAATTAACTCTAAATGATTATAAGGGGTAAACTAAGTTTCCTAAACAAGAAACACTGTTCTTACACAAATTTTCTgcttatatatatcaaattgcTTTGTTCAAAAGTTTAAGATTGTTTCAAGCATCGATGTTGATGGACGATGATAATAAAGCTAGTTTTGTAGTTTCACTGTTGGTTAATGGACATAAACCCGTTGGTCGGTAAGAGTGTTAATTTTCAATACAGACCAATGTTTCTCCTACATGTCGGTTTAATTAACCGTCCGGTTCCATCCTAACTCTGCAACATGAAACATTTTGCCATATAAACCAAAGTTCATAGCAGTCAAGGCAAAGCCAAACATATATAAGCCTTACAAGAGGTCCATCAATATCTGTGATCATTGCTCAGTTGTTTAGAGAGACTCATGAGGTCCATCTTTTTACCTGTACAGTTCATTCCATCGTTTCTAATAAACTCTTTGCAGCATATTATAACATTAAACCTGATTACTCAAAAGTTCATAGCAGACTAACGCAAATGCAAACAAAAGCCAAATTTGTTTCTCTCTGAGAATGGAGATACTCAGATAACAATCCGACAAAGCAGAGCATAAATAAGTCTTAcaagattatttaaaatttttaaaatcttcaaaACAGTTAAATAAAGTTTCTAACTACTATTTGAATGTGATGATATAATTGAAAACGCATTAAGATAAAATTAGAGCTCAAGTCGATCtcttattcaaaatataaaaacattaaatatcTCGTTTAATGAGATTAGTTATCCGAGAGATCCTTCTTCAAGCTAAGCTTTTTTGTACTTGGCTTCTTACGTATGCATGGTACCAACTTCAACTTGTTAGTCTTGgtcctcttcttcttttgcCATCCATCCATCCTTCTTTTTGCTACCATCCCCAGCTTCCTCCTCGATGGGAATTTTTTGATTCAATGTCTCGTTAGAGGGCCAATTAAATATTTCCTCAGCTTCAGTGGTGCCCACTCGCAGATACTGAGCCACGTCCAAGTAGATGGACTGATAGCAAGGTAATTCGGTGCTTACCATCTGGACCAACTCCTCATCTGATTTATCGAAGACATATTGGACCACCATGTCTTGGAGTGTCTGAAGTTTCTCAGCTCTAGCCACCTATATATGAAGTGAAAAAATGAGAGAGGTGTCAAGGATGAATCAGTCAAGTGTGAaacctaaaaaataaaattgaaacagTGTGTGTGACCCAGAAAATTTTGATGAGAGCCTTGAGGTTTTGGTTATGGATTTCCAGGGAAAGCTGGTCTATGGATTTACTGAGGATAAGGTTGTGCACAGCTTTGCACAGTTTCTCATAAGACAAGGGCTTAGCCACCTATATGCACACACACAAAAGTGTATCAGGATTGAGAGGAGGCAAGTATATCAGGatagttaattaattattgGAATAAACACAAAACCTCGATCAATTTGATCAAACCGAGGATATCTTCTTTGGCAATCATCTGGGAGAACTCTTCTTTTGATTTCATTAAAAGGGACCGCACAGCAGACCAGAGCTTCTCAGTCTCTTCCAGGTAATAAAGAGCCGACTAGTCGAAAGACATATAATTAATTGAGTTAGGAGGCCGAGAGACAagcaaacacacacacatatatgatttgtgtaCAAAAACACCTTGACAATCTTGAGGAGACTCTTGAGATCTTCATTGCGTACCATATAGGATATTTCTTCTTGTGATTTGTCCTCCACATACTGGATGACACCAGCATACAATGACTGAAGATCCAGATAATCAGCCACCTATATATTGaacaaaaactataattaagatcataatttaaaaattaaaataaatgttgaTTAACTTGATATCTGAAAGAACGACAGACAGACAAGAGACAAGAAACCTTGATAAGGTCCATGAGACTGGTCAGGCGCTCTTCACCGTGTAGGAACTCGTCATACATCCAAGTCTTCAGCACGTCCGAGGAGCAAGTGGTATCACTGATCCTCACGCTGTAGGTTAAAAGCTTCTTGAGGACTGTGCTTTTCACATGGGGCATCTCCACCGGCTCAATTTGCTCATCGTATCGTTCCTTTGGAACCATCTCATTGAACAACTTCCATGTCTTGGGATCAACTTCTACAACCTTCCTATCACAGCAAATACACACGACACTCTTAGAATCATCCGCCGTCGCCATTAGAAATCCTAAAGCAGCAATTAAGATTTTGTCTTTTAGGTTTTGTGAtgatataattatatacatgatttttttaagagaaaaagactagaatagcactaaaccaagtttttgttcccaaagtagcactcaaggctcaaagtcacaaaaataggtttcattaaagaggtaatgtACACTTATATCCCTAgagttaattaatccaaaccttagggtttagagttaaggggtggagttttggaattagggtttaaaattttataaataataaataataaaataaaaaataaaaaatttaaaaacagtttcaaaaagtatttttaaattataaaaataaaatctgaaaaaaaataaaaaaaatttgaaatttttttttaaaaaaaaaattataaaaatttcgaatctgaaaacatataatctgaaagtataaattttttttttatttttttatttttttatttttattttttattttttatttattttagtttgtttatttaattttaaaccaagggtattatagatattttaccctttaatgaatgtcatttttgtgactttctccttctagtgctatttttgagacataaacttcaaaagatgctattattgacaattgcccatttttttaattatttttaaaaagtttaatggTTCAAATTTAGGTTTTAGTAGTACCGACTCTCACAGCAAGTTAATTACACGCCTCACTTTTTGTTAGGGATGGACACTTCGGTTattttctcggttcggttcgggttcagtttggttagttcggttctagTATTTTTTTCAACTGAAATAAACCATAGTTAATTTAGTTCGGTTTGTGTTCGTTTCGTTttgtattcggttcggtttgtaaTCAATTTGGTTTGTATTTAATTCGGTTTATTTGATCGGTTTAATTAGGTtctttttagtttagtttttttttaaaaaaaaatatgttttaacacATAAGTAGTGTGAACTCAATTCagtataaaactgaaaaaaacttttaaaacgtCACAAAAAGTATAtagaaattaaaacaaataaaagttaactaaagtaaaaaaaaaaacaatatcaaTAGTAATGCCTCTAATAACAATGGTTTGGTTTATTCAGCAccctatttttctctttttaagtTTTGGGGATGATTGGTTTATTTGCTGTAGCTTTCTTTGCTGTAGATTTCTAAAGCACTAATTTTTGGCTCTAGAAATAAAGCTCTCTACagccatattttgatttttcagagatttttttgctgtgagttttttaaggaaagcaaagctcgattggttgaAATATATAGCTGTAGACTAAATTTTGGCTGTCTAGAGCATCTACAgccccaaccaatcatcccccTTAACACTCCACatcatcttctctctcttccacatattattcaacaatcatttcatttttatactcTATAATagtttagtttaataaaattcaacaccctactttatcatttttaattcaCACTTATATcaattactccctccgttcctaaaagatgtatgttctggaaaaaaaatttgttttaaaaagatacattttttactttttcaatgtatgattttatgaaaaattgtaagtttcaaaaaaattaatagcgtttattgaatttttattggcttaaagttatggaaaattgttattcacaaaaaacaatgcatatttaatgagttttcttaatatatgtgaaaaatctagaatatgtatcttttaaaaacagagggagtataatttAGTAGCtacatattaataattatttaagataTTAACAGATTATAATGAATAtctatttagcaaaaaaaaagtttaagaatACCAAAAcacttgattaaaaataaaaaaataaaattataaagaaaaagtgacatttttaatatatatccaaattaAATGAAAGTAATCTCTATTTATAGACTATAAGAAATGATGAACTTTTgctattatttttagtttttaaaaagttatgttTTTATAGAATAATTGAGTTCTAAGAATATGGTGAAAATAGAAAAACACTAAAATGTAAACAACCAatgaaaatctatatatatatatataaatatgtttctcTCCTGTGAGAGAGACACGTCATCAATTAGAAACAGCAGAAGGCGACACGTGTCTCATAGCAAAATTTATCACGCTTTCGTTTGGTTTCTATTGGGCCTGCGAGCTAAGATTTTGTAAGTTTTGAATAACTTTAATTGAGTTGAATGATGTAAAAAGAAGTTAGGCCGTTTAAACCTTCGTCTTCTCACTTTCTTCAAGAATGGCTaatctaaaatttaagaaaGGATTCTTTGTATTTCTGCGAGAAGCGTTTAATAACGGCGTGAATCCACTGTTCGTATCGATTCGAGTTCTTCTCACCGGCAATGGAAAACCAGTACTGTTACGGATTATATTAAATCGTCGTCATTAACTCATTATCCCTATTCATTCCACTGTTTCTCATTCAGTgcatctcttcttctttaagTCGGTGAATCTGCAAGTATAAATAATTGAGTTTGTATTGTATAATTCATCATTTCATGCTTCAATTTCCGTTGTTACTGCCTTCTTTGTTTTGGATTTGAGCTCTCCGGCTTTAATGAATTCATGGACGTGTTTCTGCGATCAGGTTGGAGTGAAAGCTCATGGGACAGCAAAGAGAATGGCTTTCTTCCCGGCAGTTAGGGAGGAGACGGGGATCGATCGAGCTAGGACTAGGAGAGAGTGGAGTCGGGGAGTTTGTCTCCGATGGAAATGGCGAAGGAGATGGTGGTTGAGTAGGAGCTGCGGCTGCTACTGAACTGAGGGAGAGATTAGGAGTGAGAGAGTGTGTGAAGGAAAGAGGCTATGTTTGTGGAGGTTGGGAAGATGAATGGTTTGATTTTTGACCGACTGTGGTGTTACATTTCCCGGTGGAGCAGAGCAGTCGTGTCTTATCCTCTGGTCTCCACATACCGGAAAGAAATCCGGAGACGTTAAGCAAGTGCGTTGAGTCCAAACATCATCTATAATGCCATCATTAACAACAACTTCCCAATGCTCTCATGATCTCTCATTCAGTGCCTCTCCCACTACTTGGATAGAGTGAAACTGCGAGTATAAATATGTAAGTCTCAATCCTCTTCAAATCATCACTTCAATCCTTTGACTCTCAAATTCGGTACGATAAAGGCAGAATGTGAATAAGGGTGGTGATCTCATGGCTGTTTATATTGCTTTGGTGGATGAGGAGGggatatattttcttaacttaTGCTCTGATATTTTACACCAAAAGTAGAGCTTATTATTTCTATTTACTCGACGCCCCGTTTCTATTAGGTTCTCGGAGAAGACCAGTTTTGTTGAGATTGCAGAAAGCATTAACCATTTCCTTACGTTGAATCTCTATTTGTAGTTACAACATGGTCAATTATAGGAAAGGACAAACAAGAGCGATGGTGACTCCTTCTTGGCATGTTCTTTGAATCATTGCAACTTCTTAAGATTTCTCAAGCCCACATcaggtatattatatttaattatttacagcTCCTTTAAAACATAGATATTTGTCTTCAAGCTTTCAGCTGTCCAGTAAGACAATCATAGGGTTTCTAATTTTACAGAGATATTTTGGTGTTGCAATTGGCAGAGGAAAACAAGCTACTAAAACATAAGCTACTGTGAATGTGTTCGCTATAATCGTACTGTGCTTTATGTGTATGGTCTGAAGCAGTTATAACGAACTTCACAATGGACCAGGCAAGTAGATTATGAAACCACGAAGAGCTTCTACGGTTAATGGGATTGATGATACTGATTAACAAACTAAATGGAGGCATAGCTTTACAACAAATGTTTCTTGATTGCATAGCTGTTGGCCATTTTGGACATGCTCATCAAGGTTTACTCTTTACTAATCCTCAAATTCAAATTTGGTATATTTAGTTTTCTACCTCTTTAGATGGCTTTCACAATCAAATCTTCAGTATTTATATTGTTCTTTCTGAATAATTTGTCTCTTGCGTAAGGAAATGAATTAGATATATACTCTTCTGATTTATGTTTGTATAGATAACAAATTGAACTCCATCATAGAATTACAATATCATATTTATTCACTGTGTGCACATTCTTTCATGGCAGGAATAGTAGATAGTCAGGGGCTCAAGTCACCCTCATGATGATGACAACAGGCGGAGGAAGACATAACGCCATCTACAGTTCTGAAAAATGGTGAAGAACTTGAAATGTTGAAATTCCATATGTCTACTTCATAAAAGTACCTTCTCATTGCAGTGTTCTTGCTCAAGAAACCCAACCATGCTAGATGGCTGGATGTTAGACTCCACTAGAGGAAATCAGTGGAAATGGATAATCGTAAAAGAAATCAAAAGTAAGTTGTGGAAACAATATCTGTGTAACTGTGTTTctcacttcttctttttttagaacAAGGCTTTAGAATCTGAGTTTCGCTTTTGGTGTATATTTCCTATTTGATGACAAGCGTACGTAGTGGCAATTGCTCTGTTGACATATACATTTCGTGTTAATTCGTTCTTATCTATTTTTATGAGTTCATTTACagctattatttattttagctatttgatagttttagtaaaaatgtatttatatgttaCAATGATACCTAAAACGaaggcttttttttttcagtagGCACGGCACTGAGTAACACATGCTACTGCTAAGTTCATCAATTGATTCCCTAACGATCATTTCTTTTTGctatcatatttttaatagttttcatcaataaaataatagtgCCATTTACTTTTTTGAGTGAAAATATAATTCACTTATGCTACAAAGTTCCATTGTCTGTATATCTATCTGACAGAAATAATCATCAATTggtcaacataaaaaaatttataatgtatTATACTACATTTTAAAAGAAACTATGATAATGTTTAAGTTTACTCTAATTCTTTTCTGTAAAATAACATCTCATCATAAAGTacgtaaaaaaatatgtttacagAAGAGAAATAAAACTGGTTATTTTGGAAGATAAATACAAGTGGGTTAAATCGTTTATATATGTctctaaatattattatagaaataaatatagaaatgtcTTGAAGATGTTCTAAGCAACTTTTATGATGttagttgtttaaaaaaataatcctctctgtttatagaaaaaaaatatcataatttaGCTTGAATGCAACTTAGGATCTCTTCAAAGAAACCGATTTCAACCAATTGGTTCTCTAAATCTTGACAACAAAAACATCTTGATAGCTAATCTCGAATGGAACATAGAAACTATTATGAATTTCTTCTCCCATAATCTGAAATCCCCATGCTTAAGATTTAAGACTAACCAAAAAATGGTCCAAAGATACTCATATTTGGTCCTAACAAACAGTAAAACTTATTTTACCAAAATCGATTATCACCCAACAATAAACCTAAGAAATGAAACGATGAACATCAGAAACAACATTCTCAACCCATGAACACTATTTCGACCCAGCTGGATGGCTAATATTTGGTTTGTCAATTTCTCACTAAagttgaaattttctttttggaaaaTTATGCAAAGGCCTTACGGCTGGTGAGAGCCTCAAACAGAGTTGTATACATTAGTTGTTTGATACAAATTATTCAACTGCAAATGACATAACAACTCAATCATGGTGAtgacataaaagaaaaaaaattcaaaacaaaaattacttACAAACAAACTAACCAACaacttaaattaataaaatagaatatctcaATACCAGCCAAACGTTCCTTACGCCGCATCTCTATATTGAAAGAGAAGTGTTATGGAACTAATATGATCTTTATAATGCCACCAAGAAAGTGCCATCTCAATAATCTTGAAGACGATGcattttattactataaataaATGGAGAAGTTTTTGGAGTTGGTTTAGAGTGACTAACAAGTGCATACACTCATCGACCAGTACTTAGTTTTCACACTTTCGTGtttcaatattttcttatttttattagcTTTGCTTTACTACCTTCTTCGC
Above is a window of Brassica napus cultivar Da-Ae chromosome A10, Da-Ae, whole genome shotgun sequence DNA encoding:
- the LOC125579401 gene encoding uncharacterized protein LOC125579401 isoform X1, whose amino-acid sequence is MATADDSKSVVCICCDRKVVEVDPKTWKLFNEMVPKERYDEQIEPVEMPHVKSTVLKKLLTYSVRISDTTCSSDVLKTWMYDEFLHGEERLTSLMDLIKVADYLDLQSLYAGVIQYVEDKSQEEISYMVRNEDLKSLLKIVKSALYYLEETEKLWSAVRSLLMKSKEEFSQMIAKEDILGLIKLIEVAKPLSYEKLCKAVHNLILSKSIDQLSLEIHNQNLKALIKIFWVARAEKLQTLQDMVVQYVFDKSDEELVQMVSTELPCYQSIYLDVAQYLRVGTTEAEEIFNWPSNETLNQKIPIEEEAGDGSKKKDGWMAKEEEDQD
- the LOC125579401 gene encoding uncharacterized protein LOC125579401 isoform X2, with amino-acid sequence MATADDSKSVVCICCDRKVVEVDPKTWKLFNEMVPKERYDEQIEPVEMPHVKSTVLKKLLTYSVRISDTTCSSDVLKTWMYDEFLHGEERLTSLMDLIKVADYLDLQSLYAGVIQYVEDKSQEEISYMSALYYLEETEKLWSAVRSLLMKSKEEFSQMIAKEDILGLIKLIEVAKPLSYEKLCKAVHNLILSKSIDQLSLEIHNQNLKALIKIFWVARAEKLQTLQDMVVQYVFDKSDEELVQMVSTELPCYQSIYLDVAQYLRVGTTEAEEIFNWPSNETLNQKIPIEEEAGDGSKKKDGWMAKEEEDQD